The genomic stretch agggggtaaggctgtctacctatataccctcccaAAACCTTGCTTAAGTGCaggaagcctttgtgcactgAGTAACgaccctctttttatttttttttttattttatgatttcatCTTTACTGTAAATATTGAAAGTCCCaacatccaaattttttttgggtaagccCAACATCCTAATTTGTACTTTAAATAAATTTaagataatattttatttaaataataataaataaacatctAAGAATACAGAAACTTAGTAAAGAGGGCCTTCGCCCTTTATAAACAACAAATGCCGAAAACTAAAACACcaaatcaaaacataaatagGTGTTTACAAGAACTGAAAGGACCAAACAATTAAAGCAATGAAGGCACATAATATAGAGCTATATATCCAGTAAAGCCCGAAAAACCCATAGGGTATAGTGTAACTAAATCATTTTAGACCTAATCTGGATTAAATTGTATCAATGCTACGCATGACAATTGTCTCCACAGTTAGACCCGGTCCAAATCCTAATAGCACTCCCCAATCAAACCCTTCTCCAGTTGTGGCTTTCCCTTCCTTCTTAGACTTGTTCCTCATCTCATCTAAAATGAACATCACAGTGGGACTCGACATATTACCAAATTCGCTCAGCACTTTCCTTGATGCTTTTAGCTTCTCCTCCTTCAAACCAAGGGTTTTTTCAATGAGGTCCAAAATTGCTGGGCCACCAGGGTGAGATATCCAAAAAATGGAGTTCCAATCACTAATACCAACTTTGCTGAATGCTTCCTCCAAGCACTTACCGATGTTCCCAGCGATAGTTTTGGCTACATCCTTGGATAAGCTGATTGAAAGACCTGCTTGACGCAAGTGGCCTTCAACCATATCATCCGAGTCTGGGAGAATTCGAGTACCTGCGGAGAAGAGTTGGAACAATGGACGTTCAACTGATGTGTCAAGGTCTGCACCAACTATTAAAGCTGCAGCACCATCTGCGAAGATTGCTTGCCCAAGTAGAGTGTGGAAGTCGGTCGCAGTAGGTCCCTTGAAGCCACTAACTGAGTTTAACTCGGAGCAAACAACAAGTACACGAGCATCTTTATTGTTCTCAGCAAGGTCTTTGGCAACACGGAGAACACTGCCACCACCGTAGCAACCTAGATGATACATCATCACACGTCTGACGGTGGGTGAAAGGCCAAGGAGTTTGATGAGTTGGAAATCGGCACCAGGTGCATCAACACCAGAAATGGTAGTGAATACAACATGGGTGATCTTTGATTTGGGCTGCCCCCATTCATCGATGGCTTTTAAGGCTGCTTGTTGAGCCAACTTAGGAACCTCGACAACCATAATATCTTGGCGTGCATCAAGTGTAGGAGCAATAGGGTTGTAGAATTCTGGGTTTTCCGCGATAATATCTTCTGTCATGTAGAGATGACGTTTTATGATTGTTGATCTGTCACCTGTTTTATAAGCATAGAGAAAAGGAATAATGTCATTTCAATTAGAAATTGGTTGAGGAAACTTGTATCCTAGCTAGTTCAAATTTAATGCAGGAATTAAACTTACTAGAGCAGTAAGTACTTACAGATACGCTTGAACTTGTCCTTCAAATCAGTCATATGTTCACTCTTTGTGGATCTGAAGTAGAAATCTGGGAACTCTGGCTGATAGACACAGTTGGTTGGATTTACTGTACCGATGGCCAGAACTGTGGCTAGACCTTGCGAGCGGTGCGCTTCATAGATTTCTCCAACTGAACCCATTGCTTGTTGATCTTTTGTGGATAGAAGAATAAATTAAAATGGAAGGGAAGGATATAGAAACTAGCAAGCGATGATGATTCAATGAAATAGAGGAATGAATTAAGATGGAAGGGAAGGCTATAGAAACAATAAGGAAGCAAGTGATGACTTGATGAAATAGCTAGACAGATGGATGGGGTTTTATAGGAGttggaagtttgaatggatccaatattgttgatttttttaaccgaaaaaaaacgaagaaaaaACACGTTTTAAGAAGTTGGAAGTAGccttttttgaaaataagtCAAAGAAGCTTAGAGTATATAGTACCACTAATAATAATTGACTAAGCTAATGGGGCATATTAATCACCTTTGTTTGCAGACTCCATCACATTGACTTATAGTTTTGGTGCAGAGCTTTGCATTTTTTGGTGGTGATGGCACTGAGGGGGTGGGGGTAGTTGGGGTTGGAAGGTAACTGTGGTTTCTTTTTTTCGTCAGGTGAGACTTCAacttattaataaaaaataaaatatatggcATATATATGAGAACGGTGAGAGAATGGAGTTTCATACATGGACACAGATCCTTTCCAAATGCTGGGAGACTCAGCGCATACAATGGTTGGGAAATTTGAATATacatcccaaaaaaaatgtgaacaATAAGAGCTTTGTTTGACTAATTATTAAAGCTTTTATGATCATTATTTTGTTAATAAACTGCCTGAATCTTTGTAACTTAATGATTTTAACCTTttaaatctttttaattttgtatatatatttctaTTTGTGGAATTGTCTGTTCCCCATTCTATTATAGATGGGTGAGAGTATATAAACAGATTGTCGAAAATCTGAATTTGGTTTGCATTTGTATCCATATCCGGTCAAAGGGTATCCTTATTCAAATTCGAATAGTTAGATCCGATtagataattaattaatgattttgaaattttttaatgTTTAGACAAATTCTAGAGATTGAGGAAAAGAGCTAAAACAAATTAGAAAAATGGATTAATAACAAATTGTATTCATTAGAGGAGGAAAGTCTGGATTACACAATTTAGAGATGTAAATTAACGAATAGTTAAAAATTCCAAATTCGATTCACTTCCGTATTCATTTAGAGGTATGCATATCCAATCAAGAAATTTTTAGATTCAATGACATCCAATCCATATCTGATTCATTTACATTCCTGTTATTACGTATTTACTTATTCCCCAAACCTCCTAGTTTAATATGCATAACTTTTACTTTCATGTGCCTCACTGCTTAAGCTTAAAAGATGCATCAATGCATGGTGATGGTtttaaaaggagaaagagaaaatggagactATGGATGCAATGATGAACAGCACCAACAATATGCAAATCCAATTGACTTGGACAATGGAGACCATGGTTGCGGTGATAACCATCCACTATATAAAATTCAATTGACTTGGACCAAATCTCTAAGGCCACATGTCATTTGTTTTTATATATCCCTACTTAATCTCTTTGACTTGGATAATGGAGACCATGGATCCATCCCCTACTTGATCTTGTTGGAATCAGATCTTCTTTAGTGTCATTGGAAGTTCAGTGTGTATTCAATGGTTGAAAGAATCTCATAATACATGTGTGTTAAGCTGCATGCTCAGGTTTTTTCAACCATTAAATACATACCTTCAATGGCCTTGGACAGGATGCAATTCTCATCTTATCAATCCATTCTTTGAATTTCTCACATAGCAAACGCATTCATCTGGAAATGAAAACAtatgaaaaattcaattttacacgtTGCCATCTATTCATAAAAGTGTCAACTATAAGAATGTGTTTGATAATCCTAATAAAAGCATTTCATGACATAATTTTGGATTAAAAACATAATTGGAGCGagtatgataatttttttttcttatattttaatGAAAACTTATTTTTGGACCCATTCTAAAACCATAACCTCTCATCAAATACCAAGTGTGTTTTGCACACATCAACTTGACTTATATGCCACATTATCACTAATATGTTTACATTGTGAAAATGCTTCAAAGCACAAGATGAAATACCTAAGTAGAATAAATAATGTCACCAGTAAGGGGGGTTTCAATTGGTTGATATTTGTCAGGTTGACCGAGTCCCTTAGCACTTATTGGTCCAGAAATTTTcagttaaattaaaaaaaaaaaaaaaaaaaattaaaacggTCATGAATGCTCCTGAACTTCGGTTGGGTTGGGTCAGCCTGCCAGGGTTGGACTTTGCCTCTTTTCTCGTGCTGGGTCATAAAagagttaagaaaaaaaaaaaaaaaagaaaaaagaaaaaaaactatggATTGGGAGAGTTAAACCACACTCTTTTAGATGTACAATCCAACAATACGAACACAAGAAAGATAGAAAACCCAGGGATGCTCAGCTGAGATTGAAATCCAGATCCAGAATTTTATAATAagttgttgagatttttttcttcttcgtttgaGTTGCTTCTCCACTGATGGATATACCGAAGGTGGATTAGTAGCTCAAAGTCATTTGTATTCACTATTGTATGTGCTTAAGTTTTACATatatagaagaaataaaatcctaatgtCTCACACCCAAACTTCAATCCTACAGCTAAGACTAAaacaagataaaaatattaaaacctaaGGAAAACCTAATTGATTCTAGGTTCCTTGGCAACTTCGAAAatgctaaaaataaaataaatacaataaGGTAATAAAGCTATCAAAATCATggtacattttattttttctttcgaaCAATAGAGGAACTGCTAACAATCGGTTTCCAACCAAGGTTCTAAACCTTGGGATCAGTCTCGGGATCAATCTAGGCTAACACcgttttgatattgatttggatCAGTTTGGATCTCAATTAGATCGTACTAATCAGATAGATTTATcataatttttaagaaaatatatttttattatgtttttactGTTGAACAGTAATTGTGTAACGGGATTAAAAAGATTAGCATCAAAAGATCTATCAACACTAATACCATATAAATCTAACCGATACTGACCGTTCCTATTGgatttttagaaccatggttccaacttccaactcacatgtaatgtgactcatcagtgGCGCCAACGGAAATTAATTGGTCCTTAGTTCCTTGCTTGGTTGGGCGGGttacataattttttgatagtGCTCATGGGTATTGATCCATTATAATTTAGGGAAGCGGGTCCAGGCCAGCATCATCGTGACCATGCAGGTAGGTCCTACCCGAATGGATGCCGGAGGCAAGCCATCCTTAGAAAACATCTAGCCTTGACCAATGTGCAGTCCCAAGTTGCCAACATCCTCATATGTTTTATTTCGTAAAGAAAACATCCTCATTTGTCTTATTagtattttattaaaagaagtctAACAagttcaaaaatcaaaacattGAACAATAACTGTCAAAAACCATATCACCATATTAATACATAAATGGGCCTTCCCATCAATGGTTCTAAACCCCATAGAGAAAAGTGTAACCACAAATCAATGTAATATCAGCAAGTCCGTATTAAACTGTACCCATGCTACGCAAGACAATTGTCTCCACAGTTAGACCTGGTCCGAACCCTAATAGTACACCCCAATCAAATCCTTCTCCAGTTGTGGTTTTCCCTTCCTTCTTAGACTTGTTCCTCATCTCATCTAAAATGAACATCACAGTGGG from Macadamia integrifolia cultivar HAES 741 chromosome 14, SCU_Mint_v3, whole genome shotgun sequence encodes the following:
- the LOC122061186 gene encoding chalcone synthase-like — protein: MGSVGEIYEAHRSQGLATVLAIGTVNPTNCVYQPEFPDFYFRSTKSEHMTDLKDKFKRICDRSTIIKRHLYMTEDIIAENPEFYNPIAPTLDARQDIMVVEVPKLAQQAALKAIDEWGQPKSKITHVVFTTISGVDAPGADFQLIKLLGLSPTVRRVMMYHLGCYGGGSVLRVAKDLAENNKDARVLVVCSELNSVSGFKGPTATDFHTLLGQAIFADGAAALIVGADLDTSVERPLFQLFSAGTRILPDSDDMVEGHLRQAGLSISLSKDVAKTIAGNIGKCLEEAFSKVGISDWNSIFWISHPGGPAILDLIEKTLGLKEEKLKASRKVLSEFGNMSSPTVMFILDEMRNKSKKEGKATTGEGFDWGVLLGFGPGLTVETIVMRSIDTI